ACCTATTAAAGTTAAATGGCTGAACGATCTTCCTGTTAATCCTCATCTTCTTCCAGTAGACAAGACACTTCACGGTGCTGAAGGAGAGTATGAAGTTAGAACTGTAGTTCATCTGCATGGCGCTAATGTGCAGCCTGATAGTGATGGTTTTCCAGAGTCTTGGTTTACCAATAACTTCGAGCACGTAGGCCCTACCTTTACAAATGAAGTTTACTATTATCCAAATAAGCAGCCTGCCACTACACTTTTCTATCATGACCATGCTATTGGAATTACTCGTTTAAATGTATATGCAGGCCTTGCTGGAGCTTATATTATCCGTGACGAGATTGAAGAAAATTTAAACCTTCCAAAAGGAGAGTTTGAAATACCACTTATAATTCAAGATAGAACTTTTAATCTTGATAATGGAGCTCTAATTTATCCAAATCAGCCAGATAACGCTATACCTGAACTAACTCCTAATCCATCTGTTGTGCCTGAGTTCTTTGGGGATACAATTTTGGTTAATGGAAAGGTTTGGCCATATTTAGATGTAAGGCCACAAAGGTATAGGTTTAGAATAGTTAATGGTTCCAATGCAAGATTTTATAATATAAAGCTAGTCAATACTAGTACAGGTGAAACACCAACTTGGGTTCAGATAGGTACTGATCAAGGCTTCTTAGAAGCTCCAGTATCACTTACGGGCCCTAAGCTTACAAGTCTTACGTTGGCTCCAGGTGAACGTGCTGATACTATTATAGATTTTACTGGCTTTATGGGGAGCGAATTTGAATTTACAAACGATGCAAAAGCACCTTTCCCAATGGGAGATGACCCTGATGCAGATACTAGTAAAATTATGAAATTTAAAGTAGTTCTTCCAGCTCTCGGAACTGATGAAAATGAAATACCTACATCACTGACTACTATTGATTGGTTAGATGAGTTAAATGCATCAAAGATCAGATATTCCACACTTGTAGAAGCAATTGATTCATATCAGCGTCTACAGCTTCTTCTGGATAATTTAATGTGGGGTGATGCAATAACACAAAAACCTAAGCTTAATTCAATTGAAGTTTGGAATATAGTAAATGCAACTGTGGACACACATCCTATCCATCTGCATCTTGTACGATTCCAGATCCTTGGACGCAGACCTTTTGAATATGATCAAATGGGGAATATTGTCTATACAGGCCCTGAAACCCCGCCAGATGATAACGAAAAAGGCTTTAAGGATACTGTTAGAGCAAATCCAGGCGAAGTAACAAGAGTCATAGCAAGATTTGGCGATTTCGTTGGTGTTTACCCATGGCACTGCCATATTCTAGAGCATGAAGATCACGAAATGATGAGACCTTTTGAGGTTGTTAAAAGACATGCAAAATAGTTAGGGTATAAGTTTAAGAGGGCGGTTCAGCCCTCTTTTTCAGTTATTATAAATGTTAAAAGAACTTGAAGCCACAGCATACTTTATGGGATTACTTTTAGTTTCATGAAAAGATTTTCTATCTTTAAGGGGCAAAATTATTTTATGATCCTGTCTAGTGTTAGCTTCTAAAATCCAAATATTTAATTTATCATCTATAGCTGCATCTATTCCCAGGTCTCCAAAGTTTTCGCCTGTTTCATCAAACATTTTGCATAGGTTATTACAAATATTTATTAGTTTAGTTTTAATATTATTAATTTCCTTATCCTCTAGTTTAAGAACTCTAATAAACACTTCCTCAAAGGTTAGGGCATAACCATCTTCCTTAAAATTTGAACATATGCCGTTTTGCTTACCAATCTTGGCGACAATTTTTGTGCATTTCCACTCCAAGGTTTCATTCTTTTGCATTATTACACGAAAATCTATATACCGATTTTCAAATTTAATAGAATTAATTCCTTGTTGAACTAAATACTGCTGTTTATGTTTGATACGATTAAAATAATTGAATGCTGTTTCCCCACTCTGCACTAAAACTGGATATGGGTTATCATTTATTTGAAAACAATAACTACCTTCTGATTTGTGAACTCTTATTAGTCCCCTGGCTAATGAACTACCTATAGGTTTTAAGTAAACATAATCATATTTCTCCAGCATTTTATCCAAATCTTCTATTGATGAAAGTAGTTTTGTATCAGGAATATTATTTGACACTAAGTTAGACTTTTCTGCCATGCGCCAAAAGTCTAACTTATTAAGCTGCAACGAATTAAAAAGTTTATTATTTACATTTTCTTTTAGTTTTTGTATTTTAAACTTAGTTAGTAATGTTCTATTATACACAACATTAGGAAATGGTATTATTCCTTCTTTCCAAAATCCACTTTTGGTGCTGTTATCATATTTAAAATAAAAGCCTTTTATTACTTTGCTTATAAATTCAATCCCTTCCCAGCTGAATACACATATTAATCCATTGAATTTTTCATAGTGCAATGTATATAATAGTAGTCTCTTAAGCATGCCTTTAGTCAAATCACGATTGTGCTTAGTGATTAAAAGTCCAATAATAGGGCCAATATTTATGCAATTATCTTGAATATTTACTTGATAAAAAACATCTAAAGGTATTAAAAGATACTCTAGTATATCACTTGATATCTCCAGAGTATAATCATCTAAGTTTGATGATATTTGTACCTTTATATTTTGCTTTCTTTGACCTGCACAAATATTAATAATTTTAATATTTTCATTTAAGTATTTTTTTTCAAAATCTTTAGAAACTATCAAGCTTTCTTCTGTTCTATCACATGAAACTATCCTATAAAACATGATTATAACTCCTCACTAATACGATAAACTGTTCTTTTATATAATATTAATAAGGATATTTATTTGTTATATGAAATGAAATTTTGTTAAAGAAAATGGTATTTTTTCGCCATACTCCATTCAGAAGTTATAAAGTTTTTCTCCACTGCATAATCCACTTCCCTTGGATTTAAGATCGCTAACCTGCAAAAGGTAGAATTTATATGGAAAAACATGTATTATATAGTATATGAGTATTTTGGAGTGTTCAGTAAGTACGAAATTATTTTAAGTGTGTAGAATGGCCGTTATTTAAAGTATAGTGCAAAAACTACATATAACAAAATGTTCAAATCCGCTTTGCATGAAAAGGATGCAAAGCACACCTGCGAAGCCAAGTGCGGTCGCTCTAGGCTTCTCGACGTTTTGAACAAGAGATGTTATACGCAACTTTGTTTGTAGTCAGCAATTAGTTGGATTTTTTAAAATTTGGCTTTGTTTAAGAATGCTGTTGAAAATAATATAATTTTTAATAAGTTGTTTGCAACTGTAAGATAATGTGAAGCGAAAAAGTTTATATTATAACATGATGAGGAGGAGGATTTTTATGAAGGACCCATACGAAATATGTCCCACTTTTGAAACAGAAAGCTTTATTTTAAGACTCGTTTCGGAAGAAGATTCCGAAGGTCTGCTTAGATGTTATTCTGATAGTAAGGCACAAAAAAATTTTAACTCTGATAGGTGTACAGGTGATTTCTGTATTTACGCAATTGAGGATATGTTGCAATGCATTAAAGCTTGGCTTTATGCATATTCTCAACAAGAATTTATACGCTTTGCAATTATAGATAAATCACTATCTAAAGCTATTGGAACAGTAGAAATGTTTGGTTATGTTGGTAAATATAAAATCAAGACAGGAATACTTCGAGTTGATGTTTCTTCTGAATACGAAAATATAGATTACTTAAACGAAATATTTAGTGTTTGTAACGAGAACTTTTTTGATTTGTTTGAGGTTGATATGATTGCAACTAAGGCGATACCTCAAGCTGTTGAAAGACGAAACACATTATTAAAAATTGGTTTCTGTGAAGGCAAGGTGTATGAAGGAGAACACTATTATTTGCGTTCAAAATAAGAATAATCTACTGTAAACTTAATAAACAATATTCTATTTATGCGCAGCAAATTCGAGTTTTTGAATGGATTCAGCTCAAAGTGTAGAGTCTAAAGCAGCGTATAACAAAATGTTGCCGTTCACCTTGGCAGGTGAACTTTTTTTATGTAGGCATGTGTAAAATTGTGGGTTATAATCAATATATAGGTTATGTGCAAGGTTGTCGCCAAGGGGTATTCCTT
The genomic region above belongs to Clostridium swellfunianum and contains:
- a CDS encoding multicopper oxidase family protein yields the protein MALEKYVDKLPIPPVLAPVSSDTGVDYYEVTMKEITQKLHRDLEPTTLYAYEGIYPGPTIVAESNKPIKVKWLNDLPVNPHLLPVDKTLHGAEGEYEVRTVVHLHGANVQPDSDGFPESWFTNNFEHVGPTFTNEVYYYPNKQPATTLFYHDHAIGITRLNVYAGLAGAYIIRDEIEENLNLPKGEFEIPLIIQDRTFNLDNGALIYPNQPDNAIPELTPNPSVVPEFFGDTILVNGKVWPYLDVRPQRYRFRIVNGSNARFYNIKLVNTSTGETPTWVQIGTDQGFLEAPVSLTGPKLTSLTLAPGERADTIIDFTGFMGSEFEFTNDAKAPFPMGDDPDADTSKIMKFKVVLPALGTDENEIPTSLTTIDWLDELNASKIRYSTLVEAIDSYQRLQLLLDNLMWGDAITQKPKLNSIEVWNIVNATVDTHPIHLHLVRFQILGRRPFEYDQMGNIVYTGPETPPDDNEKGFKDTVRANPGEVTRVIARFGDFVGVYPWHCHILEHEDHEMMRPFEVVKRHAK
- a CDS encoding YheC/YheD family protein: MFYRIVSCDRTEESLIVSKDFEKKYLNENIKIINICAGQRKQNIKVQISSNLDDYTLEISSDILEYLLIPLDVFYQVNIQDNCINIGPIIGLLITKHNRDLTKGMLKRLLLYTLHYEKFNGLICVFSWEGIEFISKVIKGFYFKYDNSTKSGFWKEGIIPFPNVVYNRTLLTKFKIQKLKENVNNKLFNSLQLNKLDFWRMAEKSNLVSNNIPDTKLLSSIEDLDKMLEKYDYVYLKPIGSSLARGLIRVHKSEGSYCFQINDNPYPVLVQSGETAFNYFNRIKHKQQYLVQQGINSIKFENRYIDFRVIMQKNETLEWKCTKIVAKIGKQNGICSNFKEDGYALTFEEVFIRVLKLEDKEINNIKTKLINICNNLCKMFDETGENFGDLGIDAAIDDKLNIWILEANTRQDHKIILPLKDRKSFHETKSNPIKYAVASSSFNIYNN
- a CDS encoding GNAT family N-acetyltransferase → MKDPYEICPTFETESFILRLVSEEDSEGLLRCYSDSKAQKNFNSDRCTGDFCIYAIEDMLQCIKAWLYAYSQQEFIRFAIIDKSLSKAIGTVEMFGYVGKYKIKTGILRVDVSSEYENIDYLNEIFSVCNENFFDLFEVDMIATKAIPQAVERRNTLLKIGFCEGKVYEGEHYYLRSK